Part of the Lynx canadensis isolate LIC74 chromosome E3, mLynCan4.pri.v2, whole genome shotgun sequence genome is shown below.
GCAGCCTGGTGAACCACCGCAAGATCCATCAGACTGGAGACTTCATCTGCCCTGTCTGCTCCCGCTGCTACCCCAACCTGGCTGCCTACCGTAATCATCTGCGAAACCATCCCCGCTGCAAAGGCtctgagccccaagtggggcccgtgccagaggcaggaggcagcagCGAGCCCCAGAACATGGCAGAAGAAGGGCTGGGGCAGGCAGATGTGGGAAAGTTTCAGGAGGAACTTAAAGTGGAACCCTTGGAGGAGGTGGCAAGGGTGAAAgaggaggagtgggaggaggCTGCTGTgaagggggaggaggtggagccAAGGTTGGAGACCGCAGAGAAGAGCTGCCAGACTGAGGCCAGCTCTGAGCGGCCCTTCAGCTGTGAGGTGTGCGGCCGGTCGTACAAGCATGCTGGCAGCCTCATCAATCACCGGCAGAGCCACCAGACTGGACACTTTGGCTGCCAGGCCTGCTCCAAAGGCTTCTCAAACCTCATGTCTCTCAAAAACCACCGGCGCATCCATGCAGATCCCCGGCGTTTCCGCTGCAGcgaatgtgggaaggccttccGCCTGCGGAAACAGCTGGCCAGCCACCAGCGGGTGCATGTTGAGCGGGGTGGGAGCGGGGGCACTCGGAAGCTGATTCGGGAAGATCGGCCCTTCCGGTGTGGGCAGTGTGGACGGACCTACCGCCATGCTGGCAGCCTCCTAAACCACCGGCGCAGCCACGACACGGGCCAGTACAGCTGTCCCACCTGCCCCAAGACCTACTCCAACAGCATGGCCCTAAAGGACCACCAGAGGCTGCACTCAGAGAGCCGGCGGCGGCGAGCAGGGCTATCTCGGCGAGCAGCTGTGCGCTGTGCCCTCTGTGGCCGAGGCTTCCCTGGCCGGGGATCTTTGGAGCAGCACTTGCGAGAGCATGAGGAGGATACCAAAAGTGGTCTGAGAGGTCCAACTGGCACAGAGGGCAGTGAGGGGAACCTGGCTAATGACCAGGGACTAGAGGACACATCAGGTGGTACTGAGTCAGTTCTCCAGCTGGAGGATGGAGCCAGGAGGCTGGGGGGGCAGAGTCTGAGCCCCATCAGGGCAACAGGTTCAGAAGCCACAGAACTGGTATCCTGGGACATGGGGAATGCAGAAGGGAGGCAAGGAGATGGGGGACCAGTGGATCACGGTGGAGATTGGGTTCCTCAGGGTCATATACTGACCAAGCCAGAAGATGAGTCAGGGAACAGCATCCCCAAGAGTCCTTGCCACCTTGGCAACAGCCAGTCCAATGGACCTAGTCTGAGTCCAGTGGATAGCTGGGACGATGGAGACAGCCGACCTGAGCTCCATCAAGACAGTCACACCTTTTCCTGCAGCCACTGTGGCAAGACATACTGCCACTCGAAGACCCTTTGAACTGCCATAGCACTTCCAAGACAGACCGCCACTATTGCCTGCTCTGCTCCAAGGAGTTCTTGAATCCTGTGGTCACTAAGACCCACAGCCACAACCACATAGATGCCCAGACCTTTGCCTGCCCTGAGTGTGGTATGGCCTTTCAGTCCCATCATGAACTAGCCAGCCACCTACACACACATGCCAGCGGCCTCAGTCAGATGCCACCCCTGAGAGAGGAGGCCAGAGGTCCTGAAGGTGGGGCTGTGAAGGATGAGGTGGATCTCCCTGGCCAAGGGGAAATCCAAAAGGCCCCATCAGAaccccccaggaccccaggagAGAATACTGGGAGTGCTAATGGGGGGCAAGGAGTAAAGTCCACAGTGGCTGAAGACGAGGAACGGCCCTTCCGTTGTGCCCAGTGTGGGCGTTCCTACCGCCATGCCGGTAGCCTGCTGAACCATCAGAAGGCCCACACCACTGGACTCTAtccctgttccctctgccccaaaCTTCTACCCAACCTGCTGTCCCTTAAGAACCATGGCAGGACCCACACAGACCCCAAGCGCCACCGCTGTAGCATCTGTGGCAAGGCCTTCCGGACAGCTGCCCGGCTGGAGGGTCATGGACGAGTCCATGCACCCCGGGAGGGGCCCTTCACCTGCCCTCATTGTCCCCGCCACTTCCGCCGCCGAATCAGCttccagcagcaccagcagcagcaccaggaGGAATGGACAGTGGCCAGCTCTGGTACGGGGACATGAATGGCTTGGGCAGAGGACGGAAGGGCTCCAGAGTAGGTgggcagagtgggggtggggggacaaggAGTGAGAGGAGAGGGTCACATGGCTTCCAAGAGGTTGTGCAGGAGTGGAGGGCGGGGAATTGGATATGGAGGAAACTGGTCTGAGGATGCTGCCTGGTGAGGGCAGAGATCAGAACTCCTGAGTCAGGTAAACAGCATGGTGGGTTGGAcagtgggctggggggagggggtggttgtgggcaggggcagaggcagcTGCCGTGCAGGAACCAAAGAAGAATGGGCTTTTtgtttggggaggggaggcagccaTGTGTCTACTATATCTGGAAACTCCTGATCCAGCCAGTAAAGGAATGATTTCCAGAGAAAAATGGCCTAGGTGGTGCTCTTTCCCTAAGTAGGCAGGGAGCAAGAGGGTGAAGAATGGGGTTGGGAGGCACCCCCAGATTGGACTGCTTTGTGTTTTGTGCTGACCTGGTCAGGGAAACTGGTCACTGGTTGGCCCCCAGctccctgtccctctttctctgaatttCGTCTCTggtccccctcctctcttcttgGAAACTAGACCTTTGGTCCTTAGGTACTGATACTGCCTCATGTCTCTTCCCTATATTGAACCCTTtaccctttcttctctctgctgtgCATCTCCTTTTTAGGAGCCAACCAAACCACTTTTTCCACCTGCATACCCCCATTCCCTCCAGCACACCTTTAACTGGAGGATTGAGTCACAGATAATTGTTTCTTTGAAGCCAGGCCCAGCTGAGGCAACAACAGTCATTAGCCCCTATCTCCCATCCTCTATCAGGGGGAATTTCCATGGAAAGTCACTCCACCCAGCCCGACTGAAGGATGAGGCTGTGTGGGAGTGGGGCAGCCTGTTTCCTCAGTCTGTTCTTGAGCCCTGGGCTCATGTCCTCTGCCTCCTCTAAGAGATCTGTAGGCCTTCTCCCAGGATCTATTCCATTTAGTGGCAACCAAGGGTGGGTATCCCCAAGATGGCGGGCCCTTGACCAGAAATGATCAGGGAaggaggggatggtgggtgagAGTATCGTGAGAGAGCTGACAAGATGGCTTTCAGGATAAAAGATTTCTTGTGACCTCAAGGGAATGAGTGAGGAGCCAGTTAGGCCTGGAAAAATCATTAGTTTACATGCAGGCCTCTGGGGTTGGGGGTAGCAGCAGAATGGCCTGCAGGCTAGGGAGGGGGTGCAAGCTGTGTGGGGTTTGCCGGCCTCAGTCAGTgacctcctctctttctccccaggagccccaaaggcACCAGCAGCGGGCAGACGGGACCTGTCATTGCCCCCTCCACCTACCCCCACGACCCCACTTCTGGATCCTTCACCCCAGTGGCCTGCAGACCTCAGCTTCTCCCTCTGAACTTCAAGTCTCCAAAGATCAGAATacgggcggggtggggtgggcgggttGTAGGGAAAGGCTTGATCTCCATGTTTTGCTCAGGAGTAGTTAGGCATCCCCATCTCTTATTTCCCTCTCCTGCTGTGAAGAGGACCCAGATCTGGCCTCTTGCCCATGGAAGGGGTAAGGTGTTCCTCATATCCCTGTCCTTGAAGGCTCTCCTTTCCCCAGCCTTTGTCATTATGCTCTTCCCTAtgaccagccctgcaagaaacccGGTGCCAGGCTCTGCCACAATGTGGGGCCGCTGTCACCAGCCAGATTCCAACAAGAGGGAGAGGTGGATTCAGAGAGCCACAGGTGGGAATGTTGCCTATGGAAGGGGAGCCTTTTGCTACAATTTGTAACTTATTttctaaagtctattttgtaacaatttatttaagtttaaaaaaaaggaaaattgctccccccccaaaaaagaaaatttcaaagtaagCGGCTGGTGTGATCATATCTGAGGGGAGGAAGACTAGGGAAGGCTGGGGACGCCTGCATCGGACGGCGGAGCTGGGTGTAGGGAAGCATCCACAGGCAACATCTCCCTGGCCTGCAGGGTGGGGAGTAAGGGCAGTTGCTGGTCCAGGCGTGCTCCTTCCCAGAGCCCACGGGGCTGCTGGGCCTGCCCCAGTGCCTGGAATCATGCGTGGGTGGAGGGAATGGGGGAGGTACAGGGGCAGTGATGCAGGAATTGTCTCACTGCATCTGCAGCATCCCAGAGCCACCTGTCAACAGCCAGCTGGTTTGCCTgtcaggaagaggaaggagggtggggttGGCCTCATCCTCAaaacttctcttccctccctggaaggaagaggaagaaggtgcTACTTTAACCCCtatgacagatgagaaaactgaggtttgaagGAGTTGAGGCCTGCTCCAAGTCACAATGATGAGGAACCAGAATTATGTCCACTACCCCACCCAGGGCAGCAAGAGGTTGGGTCAGAACAGATCTTTCCCTGGATTGAGAGAGAATGGGTCTGGAGAGGGAAGTGTTAGCAGGGAGGCCCCAGGGCCACGTACTCATGTTAGCCAAGCAGCTTCCAGTCTCTGCCTCGGGCTCTGGCTCCTCAGCAAAATAGACCTGCCAGTCCAAACTGCTGACCCAGTTCTCATAGGCGGGAAGTGCCGCGAAGACTGCAGGCCTTGCAGGGCCTTGGCAGGCATCTCCAAAGCTGTGTAGCCCAGCCAGGAACCATGTGCCCCTCACCTCGTGCACCAGTGGTGCCCCGGACAGGCCCTGTCAGGAGTCAGGTGACACTGGGTGACTTCCTCTTTTCCCTAGGCAGCTGTGGGGGCAGAAGGGGCTTGGGGCTGGGATGAGGCTCTGGCTCTTTGGGAGCCAGTTGGCAGAAAGGCCCAATTTCAAGTGCGAGGTGGGTCTGGAGGCCAAGCCTGGCAGGTCTGTGAGTTACAGGATAAAGATGCCAGGGGTCTGTGGTGTAAGGTTTGGAGGACTGGGGCTCACCTCACAGTGGGGGGGCTCACCTCACAGTGGGGCGGCTCACCCACAACACTGGTACACACCATTCCTGGCAGAATGGGGATACTGTCGCTCCCAAGAGCTGTATGCAGCCGGCTGCAGGCCCTGGGTCCCAAGAGGGTCACAGGCACTGTCTGAGGGGAGCTGGCACCTATAGGGCAAGGGAAAAGACCCAGCTGCCCCGACAGCCTCTAGGATGGATGGACAGCTGCTGATGGGCCTGTCCTACATACCTGCTTCTTGGCGGGGCAGCCCCAGGACCCAGCCATGTTCCCCATCAGGCAGGTGGTGGTCGGCATATGGCAGGCAGAGGGGCCGAAGGCTGGGGCCCAGTGTCACAGGTTGGGCCAGCAGCAGGAGTGCCACATCGTAGCCCCCCTCTGGGTGGGTATAAGCCCCATGTAGGATGAGCTGCTTCAGGCCCCGTTCCTCTGGTCCGGTCCCCAGCCCTATGCTCCATTCCTCTGGGGTCTGGCGCCTGTGCAGAGAGGCATCATTGACAGCATCGAGTGGCAGGCCTGCCAGCGAAGGCATGGGCATGAAGGCAAGAGAGGCATGGCTCACCCAATGAAGCAGTGGGCAGCAGTCAGCACTACCTCCTCTGACACCAGGGCTCCACCACAGGCCAGCTTCCCCTGGTGCTTCAGCCTGGCATCCCAGGGCCATGGGGAGGGGGCTCCTGCCTGGGGACCTCCTCTCCTCAAGGATCCACAGGCTGGAACAGACAGATTACATCATCTGCCTTCTTGCTAAGTGCTCACCGCATGCCTGGCCCTGTGCTAAGCGCTTCCCACGTACTATCAAATCCTCACAATATCCTCTTAAGTTGGATTTTGTTACCCTCATTACCAAAGTAACCAAAGttccagaaaggttaagtgactttctaGCTCAGTAACCACAGGCAGGTAGCCGACTAAGTCTCAAAACCAGGGAGCCTAAGCTTTTAACCCTGATGTCTAGCCTCATGGGAGTGTGCCCTGCTCATTATCTCTGTCTGTGCCCCCCGGGCTTGGACTGGCCCCCAGAATTCCTGGCTCACTAGTACTTCTCTTAACCATCAAGATACAACTTCGTTCCAGGAATAATTTTGCATGCAATTTACATGTTAGTTACTTAATGCCAGAATCCTGAGCGGGAGCCTGCCCTGTCCATTCTCACTGGGTCCCTGCTTGGAAACTTGCAGCTTACCCCCACAACCTTCAATCAGATCTCAGAGATCCCTCTTCATACCTAAACTCTAAATACACAAAGTTctaggggtgccggggtggttcggtcggttaagcatctgacttcagctcaggtatgatctcactgttcgtgagttcaagccccgcatcaggctctgtgttgatagcttggagcctggagcctgtttcggattctgtgtctccctctctctctgactctctcccactcacactcttgtgtctcactcaaaaataaataaacattaaaaaattttttttaaatgcacgaAGTTCTGAAGTATCTGTGCCCCTTCAGCCCTTAAATGGAATGGTTCCCATCTTAGAGGCTGAAAGGGGCCTTAAATGCCCCCCCTAGTTAGCCCCCAGCCATGTGTGACTGCCCTGTACCAATTCTCTGTTCTGAGCTGAAACTTGCTTCACTGTGCTTCTGTCTGCTGCCCAGAACACGTCCCACTCCTAACATCCCCTGCTCATACCTACACAGCTGTCCTCATCACTGATCTCCGGGGTCTCTGGGTTCTGGGACAGGAAGGCTGCCCCCTGAGCTCGAGCCTGCAGCCAGGAGCTGTGAGCAGCCATGTTGGTCAGCAGCACAGGAGTGTCTTCTTGGGCACAGCTTGATGCAAAGCTGATGATCCCAGCCTGAACCCAATGTCCATCAGGCTCACGGCACAGCACGGGGCCCCCAGAATCTCCCTGGAGCCGGGAAAAGGAGTCAAGTATAGACACTTCAGCCCCAGCCATGGACAGACACCCTTTAACAGCAGCAGGTCCACCCTCCCTGTGGATCAAGCACCCAGCTCAGGGCTAGGCCTCCTCCCCTTCTGCTCCCTTCTCATCTTCCCCATCAGACCTGACAGGGCCCCTGCACCCCAGGCTGGGCGCCCCCACACAGCATCCCAGGCCGAGCTGGGCTGGCCAGCAGCCGCTGGTGCAGCCGGTTGTAGAGACAGTTACACGTGGGGCGGCTGATTAGACGCAGGCGCAGATTCCGTAGAGTCCTGGGAGCTGGCAAAAGAAAGggagttggcgggggggggggggggtggggaggtacgAATCTGACTGAGCACAGGGATGGTTGGCAGCTGaggctgcgtgaccttgggcaagcatAGTGCCTCTCTGGGATTCAGTCTGGGACAGCACTTACCATCATTGGTGTCCTGATCCCAGCCAGTAGCCCAGCAGGAGGTCCCAAAAGGAAAGCGATGGGTAGACTGAGGCAAGCAGAGGGGTGTGCGGGCCATGGGGTGGGCGAGTCGGAGCAGGGCCAGATCTGAGCCTTGGCTGTAGTGGTTATAGGCCCTCGGCAGCTGCAGGGCGGTCACCCCCACCTCCTCGGCCCCTGGGCTCAGCCCCTCACGTTGCAGAGAACCCAGGACAACTGACCAGGAGTTCAGTTCTGTCACTGCTGCCCTGGAAGGGGAGGGATAAGGCCAAGGCATTGAATGCAAAGAGGGACAGTGACACCAACCGGGACACTACCAGGTAGGTGGAAGATGGACAAAAATCAGCCCAGAGCTTTAAGCAAggtccttccctcccccaacctcagctttctcatttgcAAATCTTCTACCAAGGCTTAACTTAACTTGATAATGTGTACCTGGCACATGGCACACTTTCAGTAAATGATTCATTGTGATTCTAGGGGCAGGAGTCAGTTTTACAGAGTTTGGAGGACATatcatccaccccacccccaaaagtcGGAAACTCTGACCCCAGCCATGACTCACTTTTCAAAGCAGTGGGCAGCAGTGAGGACCCAGGTATCTGCCACTAGGGATCCGCTGCAGATGTGGACCCCCCGCCTCCTCACACTGGCTTGCCAGGGCCACTCACCAGGTGCTGTGATGCCCTCCTGAGGCTCGGGGGGGCCAGGGCCACGCTGCCCACATACTGTAGAGAGGGGTGGATCAGAATGACAGAaggtctctgtccttccctcatcACAGGCCCAAGCCAGACCTAAGGAAGGCCTGGCCGCATATCCCCAAAGCTTACCGTGCTGAGCTGCTTGAAGacctgggaagagagagacacagatgagACTTAGGGGAGCCTTACCTGCATGACCCAGCCTTGGTGGAAGGGATAGGTTTGGGGGGATGGGCCCTGGGTCCTTGCCTATGACTGTGTGGCTACCTTACCAGCCCCTCccagaatgaaaatatatgaggCCAAGAAACAGCTTTTATTGGAACCTATTCAGAGCGTACACTCAGTAATTAATTCTCCTCCCTCAGCTGTGCTCAGCACTCCTGAGTCTGAGAAGCAGGGCCAGGGTTCATCTTGGGACTAGTCCAAACTTCCTCCAGGCTTCAGATCCCCTAACTCCAGCCCCCGCCACTG
Proteins encoded:
- the PRSS53 gene encoding serine protease 53, whose translation is MKQSWGPELLIVGAVVLMEGLQAAQHVCGQRGPGPPEPQEGITAPGEWPWQASVRRRGVHICSGSLVADTWVLTAAHCFEKAAVTELNSWSVVLGSLQREGLSPGAEEVGVTALQLPRAYNHYSQGSDLALLRLAHPMARTPLCLPQSTHRFPFGTSCWATGWDQDTNDAPRTLRNLRLRLISRPTCNCLYNRLHQRLLASPARPGMLCGGAQPGVQGPCQGDSGGPVLCREPDGHWVQAGIISFASSCAQEDTPVLLTNMAAHSSWLQARAQGAAFLSQNPETPEISDEDSCVACGSLRRGGPQAGAPSPWPWDARLKHQGKLACGGALVSEEVVLTAAHCFIGRQTPEEWSIGLGTGPEERGLKQLILHGAYTHPEGGYDVALLLLAQPVTLGPSLRPLCLPYADHHLPDGEHGWVLGLPRQEAGASSPQTVPVTLLGPRACSRLHTALGSDSIPILPGMVCTSVVGEPPHCEGLSGAPLVHEVRGTWFLAGLHSFGDACQGPARPAVFAALPAYENWVSSLDWQVYFAEEPEPEAETGSCLANMSKPAGC